One genomic segment of Streptomyces liangshanensis includes these proteins:
- a CDS encoding M48 family metallopeptidase, giving the protein MTEEIHDNVPSRQRKRFPGISSRAYEHPADRSALVALRKLTGFDTVFKALSGLLPERSLRLLFLSDSVRVSEAQFAHLHGMLLDACYVLDLAKVPAMYVTQDPRPNAMCIGLDEPIIVVTTGLVELLDEEEMRAVVGHEVGHALSGHSVYRTILLFLTNLALKVAWIPLGNVAIMAIVTALREWFRKSELSADRAGLLVGQDLKASMRGLMKIAGGNHLHEMNVDAFLEQAEEYEAGGDLRDSVLKILNVLPRTHPFTTVRAAELKKWAESRDYQRILDGHYPRRDEDKDTSVADSFRDSASHYADTVRTSKDPLLKLVGNIAGGAGDLGGKLRDRFTGGTAGPKPPRDPDAAEGQA; this is encoded by the coding sequence ATGACAGAAGAGATTCACGACAACGTGCCGAGCAGGCAGCGCAAGCGCTTCCCGGGCATCTCGTCACGGGCGTACGAGCATCCCGCGGACCGCTCGGCGCTGGTGGCGCTGCGCAAGCTCACCGGGTTCGACACGGTGTTCAAGGCGCTCAGCGGGCTGCTGCCGGAGCGGAGCCTGCGCCTGCTGTTCCTGTCGGACTCGGTGCGCGTGAGCGAGGCGCAGTTCGCGCACCTGCACGGCATGCTCCTCGACGCGTGTTACGTCCTGGACCTGGCGAAGGTCCCCGCGATGTACGTGACGCAGGACCCGCGGCCCAACGCCATGTGCATCGGGCTGGACGAGCCGATCATCGTGGTGACGACCGGGCTGGTGGAGCTGCTCGACGAGGAGGAGATGCGGGCGGTCGTCGGGCACGAGGTGGGGCACGCCCTGTCCGGCCACTCGGTCTACCGCACGATCCTGCTCTTCCTCACCAACCTCGCGCTCAAGGTCGCGTGGATCCCGCTGGGCAACGTCGCGATCATGGCGATCGTGACGGCGCTGCGGGAGTGGTTCCGCAAGTCGGAACTGTCCGCGGACCGGGCGGGACTGCTGGTCGGTCAGGACCTCAAGGCGTCCATGCGCGGCCTGATGAAGATCGCGGGCGGGAACCACCTGCACGAGATGAACGTGGACGCGTTCCTGGAGCAGGCCGAGGAGTACGAGGCCGGGGGCGACCTGCGCGACTCGGTCCTCAAGATCCTCAACGTCCTGCCGCGGACGCACCCGTTCACCACGGTCCGGGCGGCGGAGCTGAAGAAGTGGGCGGAGAGCCGCGACTACCAGCGGATCCTGGACGGCCACTACCCCCGCCGCGACGAGGACAAGGACACGTCGGTGGCGGACTCCTTCCGCGACTCGGCGTCGCACTACGCGGACACGGTCCGCACCAGCAAGGACCCGCTGCTGAAGCTGGTCGGCAACATCGCGGGCGGCGCGGGGGACCTGGGCGGGAAGCTGCGGGACCGCTTCACGGGCGGTACGGCGGGGCCGAAGCCGCCGCGGGACCCGGACGCGGCGGAGGGCCAGGCCTGA
- the nadD gene encoding nicotinate-nucleotide adenylyltransferase produces the protein MGEQQTPTGPLAAPGRGRRRLGVMGGTFDPIHHGHLVAASEVAIRFQLDEVVFVPTGQPWQKSRQVVSPAEDRYLMTVIATASNPQFSVSRIDIDRGGPTYTIDTLRDLRSRNDDADLFFITGADALSQILSWRDHEELFSLAHFIGVTRPGHDLTDDGLPKGGVSLVEVPALAISSTDCRERVAKGDPVWYLVPDGVVRYIDKRQLYRGE, from the coding sequence ATGGGAGAGCAGCAGACGCCCACCGGCCCCCTCGCGGCTCCCGGTCGGGGCAGGCGCCGACTCGGCGTGATGGGCGGTACCTTCGACCCGATCCACCATGGGCACCTGGTCGCGGCCAGCGAGGTCGCCATACGGTTCCAGCTGGACGAGGTGGTGTTCGTACCGACCGGACAGCCGTGGCAGAAGAGTCGTCAGGTGGTCTCCCCGGCGGAGGACCGCTATCTGATGACGGTCATCGCCACGGCGTCCAATCCGCAGTTCTCGGTCAGCCGCATCGACATCGACCGCGGCGGGCCGACGTACACGATCGACACGTTGCGGGACCTGCGGTCCCGCAACGACGACGCGGACCTCTTCTTCATCACCGGGGCCGACGCGCTCTCGCAGATCCTGAGCTGGCGCGACCACGAGGAGCTGTTCTCGCTGGCCCACTTCATCGGGGTCACCCGGCCCGGCCACGACCTGACGGACGACGGGCTGCCCAAGGGCGGTGTCTCGCTGGTGGAGGTCCCGGCGCTGGCGATCTCGTCCACGGACTGCCGGGAGCGCGTCGCGAAGGGCGATCCGGTCTGGTACCTGGTCCCGGACGGTGTGGTGCGTTACATCGACAAGAGGCAGTTGTACCGCGGCGAATGA